The DNA segment GGTGCCGCGCAGCTCGTCCGGCAGCCCCGGGTGACGCATCGTCAGGCCCTTCACATGAGCCTCGTAGATCACCGTGCGGTGGTAGTCGGTGCGCGGCGGACGGTCGTCGCCCCAGTCGAAATAGGGGTTGATCACCACCGAACTCATGGTGTGCGGCGCGGAGTCCAGGTCGTTGCGCTGATCGGGGGCGCCGAAGTGGTAGCCGTACACCTCCTCGCCCCACTGCACCGACCCGCTGACCGCCTTCGCGTACGGGTCGAGCAGCAGCTTCGCGGAGTTGCAGCGCAGCCCCCGCTCGGGCGCGAAGGGGCCGTGCACCCGGAACCCGTACCGCTGGCCCGGCATCACGCCGGGCAGGTACGCGTGCCGGACGAACGCGTCGCTCTCGCGCAGTTCCACCGCCGTCTCGGAGCCGTCGTCGTGCAGCAGACACAGCTCCACTCGGTCCGCGGCTTCGGTGAAGACCGCGAAGTTGGTACCGGCACCGTCATAGGTGGCGCCGAGGGGATACGCCTCTCCAGGCCAGACCTGCATGCGCTCGACTCTTCCAGGTGCGGGGCCCCGGTGGGGGCGCGTTGGCGGCGAGTCTCCCCGAAAGTGAGGGCACGGTACGTCTCGCGCCCTTTGCTGCCGGCCGACCCGTGGTCATGGATCACCTCTACCCCCACCCGAAGGAGGGAAGCCGCGCCGGGCCGACGAGCCCGGACCGATCCGGGCCGGGCGGGCCGCTTCGGGCGGGCGCCGCCCGGCGCACACCCTGCTCACCAGCGGCGCCCCACCCCGGGACCGGTTCGCGCCGCTATGACTCCGCTCACTCCCCGCGCTCCCGGACGCCCGGAACGGCCACTGACCGCAGGCAAGTTGAGAAACCGACCTGTCCATCCGGCTGCACCGCCGACCGCTCCCGGAGTACCCTTCCTTGATCGTTGGGACGGGGAAGGTCCGGGGGACGGAAGGCGGTGCAGGGTGGGCTCGGGAGGGCTGGAGCTGCCCCCTGGTGGCGAGGGTCACGAGGGGAGCGGTTCCACGGACGTCCCGCCCGGCGCGGTGTCCCTGGCGCGTCCGATGGGCGCGGGGTCGATCGGACCGGAACTGGACTGGGACGCGGGCGCCTGGCTGGAGGTGCGCACCCGGGCCCAGCGGGCGGGCCGCGCCTACATCTGGCTCAACCTCGTCGAGCAGCGGCTGCGCGCCGTCGTGGCCGCCGTGCTGCGCCCCGTCTACGAACCCGTGCACGGTGACGACTGGGTGGTGGCCGCCGCCGGACCGGCCGGCCAGGAGTGGGTGCAGCGGGCCGTCGCGGTGCGCGAAGTCAGCCGCCGCAAGGGCTACTTGCTCGACCCGGCCGACGACAACGTGCTGAGTTTCCTGACGTTGCCGCAACTGCGCGAGCTGATGGTGCAGCACTGGCCGTGCTTCGAGCCGTACTTCGACGAGCGCCGGGACCTCGAACTCGCCCTGGACGAGCTGGAGGTGACCCGCAATGTCGTCTCCCGCAACCGGGCGCTGTCCGAGGCGGTGCTGAACCAGGCCGAGCGCGCCTCCGCCCGGCTGCTGGACCTGCTGGGCGCCGCCGGTGACGTGCCCTCGGCGGGCCGGCTCCCGGTGGACGCGGT comes from the Streptomyces seoulensis genome and includes:
- a CDS encoding SAV2148 family HEPN domain-containing protein: MGSGGLELPPGGEGHEGSGSTDVPPGAVSLARPMGAGSIGPELDWDAGAWLEVRTRAQRAGRAYIWLNLVEQRLRAVVAAVLRPVYEPVHGDDWVVAAAGPAGQEWVQRAVAVREVSRRKGYLLDPADDNVLSFLTLPQLRELMVQHWPCFEPYFDERRDLELALDELEVTRNVVSRNRALSEAVLNQAERASARLLDLLGAAGDVPSAGRLPVDAVEDLIGDRYADVVAVHSDRVRLMGQFPAEDLFGGARRLDAIGIGLNLLVQNFSGRRLVRLAESGCRVRLLFLNPASSAIKRRERELGMKRGELARSVEMNILHMRRVRSRLRDPGAFEIQVYDETPRFTAYLVDGDGADGIAVVQSYLRGARGMESPVLVLRGGSRVVTSDQSGDSGLFPTYREEFELAWADSRPVS